GTGGGTGTTGACGGCCAGGTTGGAGCCGCCGAGGACGCTCGTGCCGGGGCCGTCCGGGCCGGGCAGCGGCACGGCGCCGATCTTCCCGGCGACCGGGGAGCCCTTGGCCGAGGCGAGGACGTAGGCGTAGGGCCAGTTGCGCAGGAAGAGCAGCCTGCCGCTCTTGAAGGCCTGCTTGGACTCCTCCTCCTTGTACGTCAGCGCGGCCTTCGGGATCCAGCCCTCGCGGACCCCGCGCGCGAGGAAACCGATCCCCTCCCTGGCCGCCGCGGAGTCCACGGTGACCCGCGCCCCCTCGTCGCCGAGGATCGTGCCGTGCGCCGAGTAGACGGCCTCGGCCGCGTTGACGGTGAGGCCCTCGTACGGCAGGAACTGGCCCGCGTAGCCGTCGAGCCCGTACTTGGGCGCGATGGTCTTCGCGTCGTGCTCCAGTTCGGCCCAGGTGCGCGGGGGCGGGACGCCCTCCTTGGCGAGGATGTCCTTGCGGTACAGGAGCAGGCCGGCGTTGGTGACGTAGGGGACGGCGTACAGGCGGCCGTCGTAGGTCGCCGTGCTCTTGACGGGCCTGAGGAAGGAGTCGAGCGGGAAGCGGTCGCGGGGCAGCGGACGGATCCAGCCCGCGGCCGCGAACTCCGAGGTCCAGTTGACGTCGATGTTGAGGACGTCGAACCGGCTGCGGTCGCCGCCGCGCAGGTCGGTGACCATCTGCGCGTGGGTCTCGTCGGCGGAGTCCGGGAGTTCCACGAGCCTGACCCGCTCGCCGGGGTGGGTGCGGTTCCAGCCCTGGAGGAGGGGGCGGAGATAGCCGGTCAGGTCGCCCGCGGTGGCCAGGGTCAGCGGCCCGCGACCGTCGGCCGGACCCGCGTCGTCCCGGGCGCCCGCGGCGACGTAACCGGCCATGACCACGACCAGAACGAGGAGGCCCCTACCCGCGGCACGCATCCACCGCATAGGTTCCTCCTTGCACACCCGGCGCCGGGCGTCTTCGCCCGGAGTCAGAGGCCATGTATACCTGTTAGGTATGGGCGATACTAGGGCCTGGAGCACATTGACCCGACAGGAGGACTGCACACGTGCGCCTGCCCCTCCTGGCTCTCCTGGCGCGCGGTCCGGCCCACGGCTACGAACTCAAGCAGCACCTTGAGCAGACGCTGGGCTCCGCGTACCCTCAGCCGAACGTCGGCCAGATCTACGTAACCCTCGGCCGCCTCGAGAAGCAAGGCCTGATCGAGGGCGAGGACGTCGAGCAGTCGAGCCGACCCAACAAAAAGGTCTACCACCTCACTGAAGCCGGGCGGCAGGCGCTGCGCGTCTGGTTCGAGGATCCCGAGGACGAGCCGCGGGTGCGGGACGAGTTCTTCATGAAGCTGGCACTCGCTCCGCAGACCGGTCTCGCCGACCGGATCGCGCTGATCAACAAACAGCGGCGCCAGTATCTGAACACCATGCGGCAGCTGTCGAAGCTGGCGGCCGCGGAAGACCGGGACAACCGCGTCGCCCATCTGCTGATCGAGGGCGCGATGCTGCACCTGCAGGCCGACCTCGACTGGCTGGAGCGGTGCCAGGAAGAGCTGGAGGAGCTGGAGTGAACGACGGTCCCGCTCCCGTGCTGCGCGCCGAGAGCCTGGTCAAGACGCATTACGGCGAGGGCGCCCCGGCGCACGCGGTGCGCGGGGTCGACCTGTGTGTACGCCCCGGCGAGTTCGTGGCCGTCACCGGCCCGTCCGGAGCCGGCAAGTCGACACTGCTGCATCTGCTGGGCGGTCTGCAACGACCCGACGGCGGCCGTATCTGGCTGGACGGCGAATGCGCGGACGCCTGGAGCGAGGCGCGCTGGGCGGTGGAGCGCCGCAAGCGGATCGGGATCGTCTTCCAGTTCTTCAACCTGGTCTCGAACCTGTCCGTCGCCGACAACGTGGAGCTGCCCGCACTGCTCGCCGGGGTGTCGCCGAAGCGGGCCCGGGCCGAGCGGGAGGAGCTGCTGGCCGAGCTCGGCCTCGACGGCAAGGAACGCAGCCTGCCCGGCGAGCTGTCCGGCGGTGAGCAGCAGCGGGTCGCGCTGGCCCGCGCCCTGGTCAACCACCCCCCGCTGCTGCTCGCCGACGAGCCCGCCGGCAGTCTCGACAGCAAGGGCACCCGCGAGGTGATGCGGCTGCTGTCCCGCTTCCACGGACGCGGCCAGACGATCGTGCTGGTCACCCATGACGCGCGGCTGGCCAGCGCCGCGGACCGGGTGATCTCCTTCTTCGACGGCCGCATAGCCGACGACGCGGAACTGGACGGCGCCCCGAAGTCCCGCAGGAGCGGCATATCCGGGGTGCTGGAGCTCAGGGACTGAGATGCGGACGTACCACGCTCTCCGGAGGCACTGATCCGCATGCGAGCCACCCTGCGCTGGGCGCACTCCGATCTGCGCACGCACCGCGGCGAGGCGCTGTTCCTGGTCCTGGCCACCGCCGGGATCGTGGTGTCGCTGCTGCTGGCCACCGCCCTGTTCGGCTACGCCACCAACCCCTGGCAGCGGGTCTTCGCCGAGTCGCGCGGCGCCCACGTCTGGATCCACACCAGCCAGTCCGCCAAGGTCGGCCGGCTCACGGGGCTGGACGGCGTCGATTCCGTCGCCGGCCCCTACCCCACCGCCTCCGCGACCCTCGCCTCCCGCGGCGCCCGGGCCGCCGTCGAACTGCGCGCGACACCCGACCGTCCCGCCGTCGGCCGGCCCCTCGTCGCCTCCGGCCGCTGGCTGAACGCCCGGACCCCGGACGGCGTGGTCCTGGAGAGCAGCCTGGCCCGCGCCCTGCTCGCCGAACCGGGCGACACGCTCACCCTGCCGGGCACCGGGCGGAGGGTGACCGTCCTGGGCGTGGCCGACGCGGCCGAGCCGCGCTACCACGCGGGCGAGCGGCCGGGCCTGGTCTGGGCGCTGCCGTCCGCCGTGCCCCACCCGACCGGCCGGGTCATCGGCCTGCGCCTGACCGACCCCGAGGACACCGACTACGTCGTCCAGCGCGCCGTCACCGTCCTCGGCGCCGGAGCCGTGGGCGAGGTCTCCACCTGGCAGCAGGCGCGCGCCGAGGCCCAGGGCGACTACCGGCTGCTCGGTCAGGTGCTGGGCCTGTTCGGGCTCGGCGCGCTGATCGCCGCCGGTCTGGCGGTCCACGGCGCGATCGCCACCCGTATCCGCGGCCACCTGCGGGACATCTCGGTCCTGAAGGCGATCGGCTTCACACCGGGCCAGGTCGTACGGGTCTTCCTCTCACAGCACCTCGCCTACGCGCTGCTCGGCGCCGTGGCCGCGGCGGCGCTGACGGAAACACTGGGCAGCCGCTTCCCGGGCCGCCTCGGGGACGCGGTCGCCGTCTGGCAGGGGCTGCCCGGCTACACCGCGGCGCTGTTCGCGGTCCCGGTGGGCGCGGTGCTGTTCATCGGCGCGACGACGGGCCTGGCGGCCTGGCGCGCGGGGCGGGTGCCGCCGGTGCCGGGAGTACGGCCCGTCGGAGCCCGGGGAGAGCGTGTCCCGGGCGGAGTACGGACGACGCCGGGCGTGCGTGCCGTGTCCCTGCCGGCCGGGCAGCTCTCCGCGCTCTCCCGGCGCGCGCTCGGCACCCGGCTGTCGCCCGCGCTGGTGCTGGGCTGGCACACGGTCGTCAGCCGTCGTCTGCGGTCGGTGACGACCGTGGCCCGGCTGGCTCTGCCCCTGCTGCTGATCGTCGTCGCGATGTCCGCCTGGACCACCATCGACCGCTTCCACAGCAGCCCGGAGCGGATCGGTCTGCCGGCCGCCCTCACCGTCCACGCCAACGACGGCCTGGGCGAGCACGGCACCCGTGCCCTGCTGGACCGTGACCCGCAGGTCGCCGCGGCCTACCCCGGCCTGGAGGTGGCCGCCCTGGTCCCCGGCCAGACCGCCACCATCGCCCTGCGCGGCCTGGGCACCCGCCAGGACCCCTACCCGTACGCCCTCGCCGAGGGCCGCCCCGCGCGCGGGGACGACGAGGCGGTGGCCGGGCAGGGCCTCCTCGACCTGCTGGACGTACGGATCGGCGACTGGGTCCGCCTCACCGTCGGCGACCAGCCGCAGATCCTGCACATCGTCGGCCGCAGCATCGAACCGGAGAACGCCGGCCGGGTCGTCTCCACCTCCCTCGACACCCTCCACCAGAACGACCCCCGCCTGACCCCGACCCTCTACCAGGTACGGCTGCGCCCAGGCGCCGAGCCCCGCGCGGTGGCGGCCCGCCTGACCGCCGCCGGGCACGGACGGCTGGACGTGCACGCCGTGACCAACCCGGCCGACGGGCTCTCACCGCTGCGCGGAGTCGTGGCCGGACTGATCGCCGTCCTCGCCCTGATCGGCCTGATCGAGCTGCTCACCGCCATCGGCGGCACCGTCCGCGAGGGCGAACGCGATCTCCTCGCCCTCAAGGCCATCGGCCTCTCCCCCCGCCAGATCACCGCGATCACCGTCACCGCCAGCGGCTGCACGGCCCTGGCCGCCGCCCTCGTCGGCACCGCCCTGGGCACGCCCCTCGCGCACTGGCTGATCAACTCCCAGGGCAGGTCGAGCGGTATCGGCTCGGGGATCGCCCAGGCCCCGTCGCCGGCGCTGCTGGTGCTGCTCGGGGTGGCGGCGGTGCTGGGCGCCACGGGACTCGCCGCCCTCCCGGCGGCACGAGCGGCCCGCCGGCGCCTGGCGGACACCCTGAGCGCGGTGGCGTGAGAGCGGTGGCCTGAGCGGGCCGGTCATCCACCACCCGCTCAGGCGCAAAGATGGTCAGGCGCGTCCGCGCAGTTCCCGGTACTTGGCCACCAGCGCCTTGCTGGAGGCGTCCAGACCCGGCACGTCCGCGCCCTCCGTCAGCGCGGGCTCGACCCGCTTGGCCAGCACCTTGCCCAGCTCCACGCCCCACTGGTCGAAGGAGTCGATGTTCCACACGGCACCCTGGACGAACACCTTGTGCTCGTAGAGGGCGATCAGCTGCCCCAGCACGGACGGCGTCAGCTCACGCGCGAGGATCGTGGTCGTCGGGTGGTTGCCCTTGAACGTCTTGTGCGCCACCAGCTCCTCCGGCACACCCTCCGCACGCACCTCGTCCGGCGTCTTGCCGAAGGCCAACGCCTGCGTCTGCGCGAAGAAGTTGGCCATCAGCAGGTCGTGCTGCGCCTTCAGCGCCTCGCTCAGCTCCGCGACCGGCTCGGCGAACCCGATGAAGTCCGCGGGGATCAGCTTCGTGCCCTGGTGGATCAACTGGTAGTAGGCGTGCTGGCCGTTGGTGCCGGGCGTGCCCCACACCACCGGTCCGGTCTGCCAGTCGACCTCCTGCCCGTCCCGGCCCACGTACTTGCCGTTGGACTCCATGTCCAGCTGCTGCAGGTACGCCGTGAACTTGGAGAGGTAGTGGCTGTACGGCAGCACCGCGTGCGACTGGGCGTCGAAGAAGTTGCCGTACCAGATGCCCAGCAGACCGAGCAGCAGCGGCACGTTGGACTCGGCGGGCGCGGTCCTGAAGTGCTCGTCGACCAGCCGGAACCCGTCGAGCATCTCCCGGAAGCGGTCCGGGCCGACGGCGATCATCAGGGACAGGCCGATCGCGGAGTCGTAGGAGTAGCGGCCGCCGACCCAGTCCCAGAACTCGAACATGTTCGCCGTGTCGATGCCGAAGTCGGCCACCTTCTCGGCGTTCGTCGACAGGGCCACGAAGTGCTTGGCGACCGCCTCCTGACCGGCCTTCAGCTCACCGAGCAGCCACTCGCGCGCCGAGGTCGCGTTGGTGATCGTCTCGATGGTGGTGAACGTCTTGGACGCGATGACGAACAGCGTCTCGGCGGCGTCCAGGTCGCGGGTGGCCTCGTGCAGATCGGCGCCGTCGACGTTCGACACGAAGCGGACCGTGAGGTCGCGGTCCGTGTAGGCGCGCAGCACCTCGTAGGCCATCGCGGGGCCGAGGTCCGAGCCGCCGATGCCCACGTTGACGACGTTCTTGATGCGCTTGCCGGTGTGGCCGGTCCAGGCGCCGGAGCGGACGCGGTCGGCGAAGCCGGCCATCTTGTCGAGGACCGCGTGCACGCGCGGGACCACGTTCTCGCCGTCGACCTCGATCACCGCGTCGGGTGCGGCGCGCAGGGCGGTGTGCAGGACCGCGCGGTCCTCCGTCGTGTTGATCTTCTCACCGCGGAACATGGCGTCGCGCAGCCCGAACACGTCGGTGGCGGCGGCGAGTTCACGCAGCAGGCGGAGGGTCTCGTCGGTGACCAGGTGCTTGGAGCAGTCGACGTACAGGTCTCCCACCTCGAGCGTGTGTCCGCTGCCGCGGCCCGGGTCGGCGGCGAACAGCTCCCGCAGATGGGTGCCGGAGAGCTCCTCGCGGTGCTTGGCCAGCGCGGTCCACTCGGGCATCTGGTTGAGCCTGGTACGGCCGTCTGCGTTCATGTGCGACTTCAGCCTTCTTTCGTGCCTGTCCCAGCTGTTCCAACCTAGTTGATCAGCGCGGCGCGTGAGCCGTGGTGGCGTCGTCGTGCGGCGCAACAACAGGTACGTTCACCTTGAGCGCGGGTATCAGCGCGATGACGGCGAGGACGAAGAAGGCCGCTGTCAGCAGGGGCGGGGTGTTGAGGCCCCAGGCGGTGGCGACGGCGCCGCCGAGGAGGGCACCCAGCGGGACTCCGGCGTAGGACAGGGTGCGGAAGGCTGAGCTGACGCGGCCGAGCATGTCGGCGGGGCTGCATTCCTGCATCAGGGTCGTGGTGTTGACGTTCCACACCATGCCCATCAGTCCGAAGACCGCGATCGCCACCACCAGGACGAGCAGGCTGCGCACGCTGCCCATGACGACCAGAGCCGCGGTCTGCGCGGTGCCGGCGGTCAGCACGGCCCGCAGCCGGCCGAGACGGGCGACGAACCGACCGTTCACCACTCCCCCGACCAGGCTGCCCAGGGTGACCGCGGTGCCGGCCGCGGCGTATCCGGCGGTGCCGCCGTGCAGCCAGCCGGTCACGAGGACCACCAGAGTGGCGAGCTGGGCGCCCATGCCGATGTTGCACAGGGCCGTGGCGGCGCACAGTCCGCGCAGGGCACGGTCCCGGGCGAGGGTGCGCAGTCCCTCAGCGATCTCCCGGCGCAGGGTGCTCCCAGCCACCGCCGCTCTGCGCTGCGGGGCGGCAGTCCGCAGCGAGGCGACCAGGGCCGCGGCCACCAGGAAGGTCGCCGCGTCGACCGCGAACGGCGCGGCGGCACCGGCCGCCAGCAGCAGGGGGACGGCCGGGGCGCCCAGCAGTCCGCCGGCGATGCGCTGCCCCGTCAGCAGCCGGGCGTTCGCACTGCCGAGGACCTCACGGTCCACCAGGACCGGCAGCAGGGCCGTGGACGCGTTGTCGAACAGGGTCTGGAGCGTGGTCAGGGTGAAGGCCAGGGCGATCAGCAGCCCGATGGAGGCGTGTCCGAGGGCGACGGCGACCGCGAAGGAGGCGACCAGCAGCCCTCGTAACGCGTCCACCGTCCACATCGCCCGCCGCTGGTCCACCCGGTCGGCCACCGCACCGCCGAGCAGCCCGAAGGCGAGCCAGGGCAGATAGCCGCAGGCGGTCACCGTCGCGACCAGCAGCGGCCGGTCCGTGAGCCGCACGGCGAGCAGGGGCAGCGCCGCACCGCGCAGGGCGTCCCCGAAGCTGGAGAGCACGGCGGCGCTCCACAACCGCCCGAACCCCCCGCGCCACGCCGGCGCGCGCACCCCCGCGGACTCGACCGTCGCCACAGCTCCCCCTCACGATTCGTCCGTATCGAGACGATGCACAAACCGTAGAGGGTGCCACTGACAATCGATGCGGGAGCGGGCGGGCAGCCGCTGTGGGTGCAGGAGGGCAGCCGATGCCCGCGGGCGGGCAGCCGGTGCGAAACAGCTCCGGCCAGGCGCCCTCTCGGTGCCCGGCCGGCTTTCAACTCCTAGATCTCGCCCCGCAGTTTGGCGAGTGCCTCGGCGAGGATGGCCTCGCCGTCCGCGTCGCTGCGCCGCTCCCGGACGTACGCGAGGTGCGTCTTGTAGGGCTCGGTGCGCGGCGGGTCCGGCGGGTTGTCCCGGTCCTGTCCGGCGGGGAAGCCGCAGCGCGGGCAGTCCCAGGTCTCGGGAACCTGCGCGTCGCTGGCGAAGCTGGGCTGCGTCTCGTGCCCGTTGGAGCACCAGAAGGAGATGCGCAGACGCGGCGCGGACTCGCCGCGCTCGGCCTCGCCCATCGGCCCCGCCCCGACCCGGCTTCCTCGGATCGCGTTGCCACTTGCCACGGTCGTAACTCCCTGCGTGATGGTGCCGCGAAGCGAGTCGGCGTTTCGCTTCGTTGCGAGCGCCTCAGTCTACGTAAGGCCCAACGCACGTCCAGTGGTTGGAGTTACCGCCCCCACACCTAGACGCAAGCCCCATGATAGGCCGCGCTCAGCTGCGCGTACCGAACATGGGGCCTTACGTATGGAATGAAGGTGCTGTGTGTGCGTTGCCGCTCAGCCGTTCGACGTCAGGACGTCTTCATGATGAGGCCGAGTACGACAATGCACGCGAACCACAGCAGACCGATCACCAGGGTGATGCGGTCGAGGTTGCGCTCGGCGACCGAGGAGCCGCCGACGGACGACTGCATACCGCCACCGAACATGTCGGAGAGGCCGCCGCCCTTCCCCTTGTGCATCAGCACCAGCAGCATCAGCAGCAGGCTGAAGACGATCAGGGCGATCGAGAACCCCAAAACCACGGCTGGACCAACTTCCTCGGATTCGGACGGACGACGCGGGGTCCGGCACAGTGCCGGACCCCGCAAGGGTACGACGGATCGGGCCTAGCGCATACTCACTGGTCGCGGAAGCGCACGATCTTGACGAACTCGTCGGCGTCCAGGGACGCGCCGCCCACCAGGGCGCCGTCGATGTCGGCCTGGGACATGATCTCGGCGACGTTGCCCGCCTTGACCGAGCCGCCGTACTGGATGCGGACCTTGTCGGCCAGCTCCTGCGTGTACAGCTCGGCGATCTTGCCGCGGACGGCCGCGCAGACCTCCTGGGCGTCCTCGGCGCCGCAGACCTTGCCGGTGCCGATGGCCCAGACGGGCTCGTAGGCGATCACGACGGTCTCGGCCTGCTCGGCCGGGAGGTCCTTCAGACCGCCCTCGACCTGGGCGAGGGTGTGGGTGACGTGGTTGCCCGCCTCGCGGACGTCCAGCTCCTCGCCGACGCACAGGATCGGGGTCAGACCGTGCTTGTAGGCGGCCTTGACCTTGGCGTTGACGATCTCGTCCGTCTCGGCGTGGTACTGACGGCGCTCGGAGTGGCCGACGGCCACGTACGTGCACTTCAGCTTGGCCAGCATGGCGCCGGAGATCTCGCCGGTGTAGGCGCCGGAGTCATGGGCCGAGATGTCCTGGGCGCCGTACTTGATCTTGAGTTTGTCGCCGTCGACCAGGGTCTGCACGGAGCGCAGGTCGGTGAAGGGCGGCAGGACGGCGACCTCGACGGCCTCGTAGTCCTTGTCCGCGAGGGCGAAGGCGAGCTTCTGGACGTGTGCGATGGCCTCGAGGTGGTTGAGGTTCATCTTCCAGTTGCCCGCCATCAGCGGCGTGCGCGTGCTCATGCTTGGTCAGTCCTCCAGTGCGGCGAGGCCGGGGAGCGTCTTGCCCTCGAGGTATTCGAGGGAGGCGCCGCCACCGGTCGAGATGTGGCCGAATGCGGTCTCGTCGAAGCCCAGGAGGCGCACGGCCGCGGCGGAGTCGCCGCCGCCGACGACCGTGAAGGCCGGGGAGTCGATGAGGGCCTGGGCGACCGCCTTGGTGCCCTCGGCGTAGTCGGGGTGCTCGAAGACGCCCATGGGGCCGTTCCAGAAGACGGTGGCGGCGTCGGCGAGCTTCGAGGCGTACAGCTTGCGGGTCTCCGGACCGATGTCCAGGCCCTGCTGGTCGGCCGGGATGGCGTCCGCGGCGACGGTCGTGGGATTGGCCGGGGCCTTGGTCTTCAGGTCCGGGAACCCGGTGGCGACCAGCGCGTCGACCGGCAGGACCAGTTCGACGCCGGTCTTCTCGGCGCGCTCGATGTACTCCTTGACGGCCGGGATCTGGTCCTCCTGAAGGAGGGAGTTGCCGATCTCGTGGCCCTGGGCCTTGAGGAAGGTGTAGGCCATGCCGCCGCCGATGAGGAGGCGGTCGGCCTTGCCGAGGAGCTCGTCGATGACGGCCAGCTTGTCGGAGACCTTGGCGCCGCCGAGCGCGACGACGTACGGCCGCCGGACCTCGTCGGTGAGCTTCTTCAGGACGCCGACCTCGTTCGCGATGAGGTAGCCGGCGTAGTGCGGCAGGCGGGCCGGGAGGTCGTAGACGGAGGCGTGCTTGCGGTGCACCGCGCCGAAGCCGTCGCCGACGTAGACGTCCGCGAGGGCGGCGAGGCGGTCGGCGAACTCGCCGCGCTCGGTGTCGTCCTTGGAGGTCTCACCGGCGTTGAAGCGGAGATTCTCGATCACCGCGACCTGGCCGGGCTGCAGGCCGTTCACCGCGTCGTGGGCGGCGGGGCCGACGGTGTCCTGGGCGAACGCCACGGGCGCGTCGAGGAGTTCACCGAGCCGCTCGGCGGCGGGCAGCAGGGAGAAGGCGGGGTCCGGGGCGCCCTTGGGGCGGCCCAGGTGCGAGGCGACGACCACCTTGGCGCCCGCCTCGGCGAGGGCCCTGACGGTGGGCAGTACGGCGCGGATGCGGCCGTCGTCGGTGATCAGGCCGTCGGCGAGCGGCACGTTGAGGTCGGCGCGGACGAAGACCCGCTTGCCGTCCACGCCTTCGGCGAGAAGTTCGTCGATCGTCTTCATGAAGGGGCTCCTAGAAAGGGCTCGGGAGGCTCGGAGGTCCGAGTGGGCTGCTCCTGTCCGTGAGGCTGCTACCTGTGCGGGGCGGGCGCGAGGGCCGGTCGGGCCCCAGCCACGCGACACAGGGCTCGGACAGCGCGGCCGTGCGCTGCCCGAGCCCTGCACTCACACCGAGGTGCTGCCTGCTGCGGCTATCAGAGCTGGTTGCCGACGAAGACCGTGAGGTCGACGAGGCGGTTGGAGTAGCCCCACTCGTTGTCGTACCAGCCGAGGATCTTCACCGTCGTGCCCTCCTGGACCATGGTCAGGGAGGAGTCGAAGGTGCAGGACGACGGGTCGCTGACGATGTCCGAGGAGACGATCTCGTCCTCGGTGTAGGTCAGGTAGCCCTGCAGCTCGCCCTCGGAGGCCTTCTTGAAGGCGGCGTTGACCTCGTCCTTGGTGACCTCGC
Above is a genomic segment from Streptomyces sp. SLBN-31 containing:
- a CDS encoding ABC transporter substrate-binding protein; this encodes MRWMRAAGRGLLVLVVVMAGYVAAGARDDAGPADGRGPLTLATAGDLTGYLRPLLQGWNRTHPGERVRLVELPDSADETHAQMVTDLRGGDRSRFDVLNIDVNWTSEFAAAGWIRPLPRDRFPLDSFLRPVKSTATYDGRLYAVPYVTNAGLLLYRKDILAKEGVPPPRTWAELEHDAKTIAPKYGLDGYAGQFLPYEGLTVNAAEAVYSAHGTILGDEGARVTVDSAAAREGIGFLARGVREGWIPKAALTYKEEESKQAFKSGRLLFLRNWPYAYVLASAKGSPVAGKIGAVPLPGPDGPGTSVLGGSNLAVNTHARHPDSAARLIAYLTSEPVQRQVLTRGALPPVRAALYEDPELIRRFPYLPTLRKSVLSAMPRPKSPRYDQVSLVVQAVVQDALTGHQTPAAAVRRLARELAAIPGR
- the pgi gene encoding glucose-6-phosphate isomerase is translated as MNADGRTRLNQMPEWTALAKHREELSGTHLRELFAADPGRGSGHTLEVGDLYVDCSKHLVTDETLRLLRELAAATDVFGLRDAMFRGEKINTTEDRAVLHTALRAAPDAVIEVDGENVVPRVHAVLDKMAGFADRVRSGAWTGHTGKRIKNVVNVGIGGSDLGPAMAYEVLRAYTDRDLTVRFVSNVDGADLHEATRDLDAAETLFVIASKTFTTIETITNATSAREWLLGELKAGQEAVAKHFVALSTNAEKVADFGIDTANMFEFWDWVGGRYSYDSAIGLSLMIAVGPDRFREMLDGFRLVDEHFRTAPAESNVPLLLGLLGIWYGNFFDAQSHAVLPYSHYLSKFTAYLQQLDMESNGKYVGRDGQEVDWQTGPVVWGTPGTNGQHAYYQLIHQGTKLIPADFIGFAEPVAELSEALKAQHDLLMANFFAQTQALAFGKTPDEVRAEGVPEELVAHKTFKGNHPTTTILARELTPSVLGQLIALYEHKVFVQGAVWNIDSFDQWGVELGKVLAKRVEPALTEGADVPGLDASSKALVAKYRELRGRA
- a CDS encoding MFS transporter; the protein is MATVESAGVRAPAWRGGFGRLWSAAVLSSFGDALRGAALPLLAVRLTDRPLLVATVTACGYLPWLAFGLLGGAVADRVDQRRAMWTVDALRGLLVASFAVAVALGHASIGLLIALAFTLTTLQTLFDNASTALLPVLVDREVLGSANARLLTGQRIAGGLLGAPAVPLLLAAGAAAPFAVDAATFLVAAALVASLRTAAPQRRAAVAGSTLRREIAEGLRTLARDRALRGLCAATALCNIGMGAQLATLVVLVTGWLHGGTAGYAAAGTAVTLGSLVGGVVNGRFVARLGRLRAVLTAGTAQTAALVVMGSVRSLLVLVVAIAVFGLMGMVWNVNTTTLMQECSPADMLGRVSSAFRTLSYAGVPLGALLGGAVATAWGLNTPPLLTAAFFVLAVIALIPALKVNVPVVAPHDDATTAHAPR
- a CDS encoding PadR family transcriptional regulator codes for the protein MRLPLLALLARGPAHGYELKQHLEQTLGSAYPQPNVGQIYVTLGRLEKQGLIEGEDVEQSSRPNKKVYHLTEAGRQALRVWFEDPEDEPRVRDEFFMKLALAPQTGLADRIALINKQRRQYLNTMRQLSKLAAAEDRDNRVAHLLIEGAMLHLQADLDWLERCQEELEELE
- a CDS encoding ABC transporter permease yields the protein MRATLRWAHSDLRTHRGEALFLVLATAGIVVSLLLATALFGYATNPWQRVFAESRGAHVWIHTSQSAKVGRLTGLDGVDSVAGPYPTASATLASRGARAAVELRATPDRPAVGRPLVASGRWLNARTPDGVVLESSLARALLAEPGDTLTLPGTGRRVTVLGVADAAEPRYHAGERPGLVWALPSAVPHPTGRVIGLRLTDPEDTDYVVQRAVTVLGAGAVGEVSTWQQARAEAQGDYRLLGQVLGLFGLGALIAAGLAVHGAIATRIRGHLRDISVLKAIGFTPGQVVRVFLSQHLAYALLGAVAAAALTETLGSRFPGRLGDAVAVWQGLPGYTAALFAVPVGAVLFIGATTGLAAWRAGRVPPVPGVRPVGARGERVPGGVRTTPGVRAVSLPAGQLSALSRRALGTRLSPALVLGWHTVVSRRLRSVTTVARLALPLLLIVVAMSAWTTIDRFHSSPERIGLPAALTVHANDGLGEHGTRALLDRDPQVAAAYPGLEVAALVPGQTATIALRGLGTRQDPYPYALAEGRPARGDDEAVAGQGLLDLLDVRIGDWVRLTVGDQPQILHIVGRSIEPENAGRVVSTSLDTLHQNDPRLTPTLYQVRLRPGAEPRAVAARLTAAGHGRLDVHAVTNPADGLSPLRGVVAGLIAVLALIGLIELLTAIGGTVREGERDLLALKAIGLSPRQITAITVTASGCTALAAALVGTALGTPLAHWLINSQGRSSGIGSGIAQAPSPALLVLLGVAAVLGATGLAALPAARAARRRLADTLSAVA
- the secG gene encoding preprotein translocase subunit SecG → MVLGFSIALIVFSLLLMLLVLMHKGKGGGLSDMFGGGMQSSVGGSSVAERNLDRITLVIGLLWFACIVVLGLIMKTS
- a CDS encoding phosphoglycerate kinase, whose amino-acid sequence is MKTIDELLAEGVDGKRVFVRADLNVPLADGLITDDGRIRAVLPTVRALAEAGAKVVVASHLGRPKGAPDPAFSLLPAAERLGELLDAPVAFAQDTVGPAAHDAVNGLQPGQVAVIENLRFNAGETSKDDTERGEFADRLAALADVYVGDGFGAVHRKHASVYDLPARLPHYAGYLIANEVGVLKKLTDEVRRPYVVALGGAKVSDKLAVIDELLGKADRLLIGGGMAYTFLKAQGHEIGNSLLQEDQIPAVKEYIERAEKTGVELVLPVDALVATGFPDLKTKAPANPTTVAADAIPADQQGLDIGPETRKLYASKLADAATVFWNGPMGVFEHPDYAEGTKAVAQALIDSPAFTVVGGGDSAAAVRLLGFDETAFGHISTGGGASLEYLEGKTLPGLAALED
- a CDS encoding RNA polymerase-binding protein RbpA — translated: MASGNAIRGSRVGAGPMGEAERGESAPRLRISFWCSNGHETQPSFASDAQVPETWDCPRCGFPAGQDRDNPPDPPRTEPYKTHLAYVRERRSDADGEAILAEALAKLRGEI
- the tpiA gene encoding triose-phosphate isomerase, with product MSTRTPLMAGNWKMNLNHLEAIAHVQKLAFALADKDYEAVEVAVLPPFTDLRSVQTLVDGDKLKIKYGAQDISAHDSGAYTGEISGAMLAKLKCTYVAVGHSERRQYHAETDEIVNAKVKAAYKHGLTPILCVGEELDVREAGNHVTHTLAQVEGGLKDLPAEQAETVVIAYEPVWAIGTGKVCGAEDAQEVCAAVRGKIAELYTQELADKVRIQYGGSVKAGNVAEIMSQADIDGALVGGASLDADEFVKIVRFRDQ
- a CDS encoding ABC transporter ATP-binding protein, with product MNDGPAPVLRAESLVKTHYGEGAPAHAVRGVDLCVRPGEFVAVTGPSGAGKSTLLHLLGGLQRPDGGRIWLDGECADAWSEARWAVERRKRIGIVFQFFNLVSNLSVADNVELPALLAGVSPKRARAEREELLAELGLDGKERSLPGELSGGEQQRVALARALVNHPPLLLADEPAGSLDSKGTREVMRLLSRFHGRGQTIVLVTHDARLASAADRVISFFDGRIADDAELDGAPKSRRSGISGVLELRD